One genomic region from Cardiobacteriaceae bacterium TAE3-ERU3 encodes:
- a CDS encoding ABC transporter, translated as MSRQKAGYLATIISLFTLIASYATLIWLYRTGNIMQMLTGALLTLAPLLLFAHRAIRAERRAFAALALLAPVYLLIGGIIWLWDYPLIGAWLSFWAIVLEVGTIVHNYKKRDKSKKRRSSTQGS; from the coding sequence ATGTCACGGCAAAAAGCGGGTTATCTCGCTACCATTATTTCCCTGTTTACCTTGATTGCCAGCTACGCAACGCTTATCTGGCTGTATCGCACCGGCAATATCATGCAAATGCTTACTGGTGCATTACTGACCCTTGCGCCACTGCTGCTCTTTGCCCATCGCGCCATCAGGGCTGAGCGTCGCGCCTTTGCTGCACTTGCGTTGCTTGCGCCGGTCTACTTGTTGATTGGCGGCATCATTTGGCTGTGGGATTATCCGCTGATTGGTGCATGGCTGAGTTTTTGGGCTATTGTGCTCGAAGTCGGCACGATTGTGCACAACTACAAAAAGCGCGATAAGAGCAAGAAACGCCGCTCATCCACGCAAGGAAGCTAA
- the wrbA gene encoding NAD(P)H:quinone oxidoreductase has protein sequence MITVLVLYYSEGGATEALAQEVALGVESVSGVEARLRTVPAIRAARQDDPDQVPDSGALYVTPEDIQQCDGLALGSPIHFGQMASPLQHFFEENIGLWLSGALMNKPAAVFASGGSMHGGQESMLLGMMVPLLHHGALICGIPYSEAALNTTEGGGSPYGASRVGMSNDVLQVERDLARAQGARVARWALQRPKL, from the coding sequence GTGATAACAGTTTTAGTACTTTATTATTCGGAAGGTGGTGCAACTGAGGCCTTGGCTCAGGAAGTCGCACTGGGCGTTGAGTCAGTTTCCGGTGTTGAAGCGCGCTTGCGCACGGTGCCCGCTATTCGCGCGGCCCGACAAGACGATCCTGATCAGGTGCCGGACAGTGGTGCGTTGTATGTGACACCAGAAGATATACAGCAGTGTGATGGTTTAGCACTTGGCAGCCCAATTCACTTTGGGCAAATGGCATCACCGCTGCAGCATTTTTTCGAGGAAAATATTGGCTTGTGGCTATCGGGAGCGTTGATGAACAAGCCCGCAGCGGTATTTGCCAGTGGCGGCAGTATGCACGGTGGGCAGGAATCCATGTTGCTGGGCATGATGGTGCCGTTATTGCATCACGGCGCATTGATCTGCGGTATTCCTTATAGTGAGGCAGCGCTGAATACGACCGAAGGCGGCGGCTCACCTTATGGTGCAAGCCGGGTTGGGATGAGCAATGATGTGCTTCAGGTCGAGCGTGATCTGGCGCGCGCTCAAGGGGCTCGGGTTGCACGCTGGGCATTGCAGCGCCCCAAATTATGA
- a CDS encoding efflux RND transporter periplasmic adaptor subunit, translated as MTVSIVQPQFSPVEKSVTASGYLEPRDEAVVNARLNGTTLEEIHAELGDWVEKGQVLARFDDALIQNDITSAKAQLTQAQVGLKQARDNAKRANKLLKADAMSRIEGERYISAEQDAQANVNAAQAQLDSSRLQLGYSEVKAPVSGIISDKQAVLGATANVGMPLFRIIANGVLTWRAQVSLDNIGQINEGCVAQVSLPGGEQVEGKVYNIAPTINQQSREVTVFVSLQRNPALRAGMLVSGEFLLGANEQMLIPANTIQPNDGRNYVWLVDSNDTAHRQQVELGRRVGSMVEVHDGLTPESRIVARGGGFLTDGDHVRVVANPEEQ; from the coding sequence TTGACAGTCAGCATTGTGCAGCCACAATTCAGTCCGGTCGAAAAGTCTGTAACGGCAAGTGGTTACCTTGAGCCACGCGATGAAGCGGTGGTCAATGCCCGTTTGAATGGCACAACGCTGGAAGAAATCCACGCAGAGCTTGGCGACTGGGTTGAGAAGGGGCAAGTTTTAGCCCGCTTTGATGATGCACTGATTCAAAACGACATCACCAGTGCCAAAGCACAATTAACGCAGGCACAAGTCGGGCTAAAGCAGGCGCGAGATAATGCCAAACGTGCCAATAAGCTGCTTAAAGCAGATGCGATGAGCCGCATTGAAGGGGAGCGCTACATCAGTGCTGAACAGGACGCACAAGCAAACGTCAATGCCGCACAAGCGCAGCTTGATTCCAGCCGTTTACAGCTCGGCTATAGCGAAGTTAAAGCGCCAGTCAGCGGTATCATCAGTGATAAACAGGCAGTGCTGGGCGCGACGGCCAATGTCGGCATGCCCCTGTTCCGCATCATTGCCAATGGAGTTCTCACGTGGCGTGCGCAAGTCTCGCTCGATAACATTGGTCAAATTAATGAAGGCTGTGTTGCTCAGGTAAGCTTGCCCGGCGGCGAACAAGTCGAAGGCAAAGTGTATAACATCGCGCCAACCATTAACCAGCAGAGCAGAGAAGTCACTGTATTCGTCAGCTTACAGCGCAACCCGGCGTTGCGTGCTGGTATGCTGGTGTCAGGAGAGTTTTTGCTCGGTGCTAACGAACAAATGTTGATTCCGGCCAATACCATTCAACCTAATGACGGACGCAATTACGTGTGGTTAGTCGATAGCAACGATACCGCGCATCGGCAGCAAGTTGAATTGGGGCGGCGTGTTGGGTCTATGGTTGAAGTCCACGATGGCTTAACGCCTGAAAGCCGCATTGTTGCACGAGGCGGCGGTTTTCTTACCGATGGTGATCATGTACGTGTGGTCGCCAATCCAGAAGAGCAGTAA
- a CDS encoding calcium/sodium antiporter, whose translation MILPLIAVLGGLCFLIWSADRFIDGAATIAKHYGMPPLLVGIVIIGFGTSAPEIVVSAFSAWQGTPNLALGNAYGSNIANIGLIIGIAALISPIAMQSSLMRREFPLLLLVTGIAAWQLQDLVITRTESIVLLVLFVLLMGWTIYQGMKHPEELPIEEEDIPNMTITAAWLWTLVGLIVLMISSRIMVWGAAEIARHFGVDELLIGLTIFAVGTSLPELASAIAAMRKNQPDIVMGNVIGSNLFNTLAVVGIAGTIKPMSVSPEVLSRDIPVMAGMTIALMLMGIKLYQRGGRINRYEGALLLFAFIAYNGYLIYTILPTST comes from the coding sequence ATGATACTTCCGCTCATTGCGGTACTTGGCGGTCTGTGTTTTCTGATTTGGAGCGCAGACCGCTTTATTGATGGTGCCGCTACCATTGCAAAACACTACGGTATGCCGCCTTTATTGGTCGGTATCGTTATTATTGGCTTCGGTACGTCTGCACCGGAGATCGTCGTCTCTGCATTTTCTGCATGGCAAGGAACGCCAAACCTTGCTCTTGGGAATGCTTATGGTTCGAATATTGCCAACATTGGCCTAATTATAGGCATCGCGGCTTTAATTAGCCCTATCGCTATGCAGAGCAGCCTCATGCGTCGCGAATTTCCATTACTTTTACTGGTTACGGGCATTGCAGCCTGGCAGCTGCAAGACCTGGTTATCACCCGAACAGAGTCTATCGTCTTGCTGGTTTTATTTGTCCTACTTATGGGATGGACAATTTACCAAGGCATGAAGCACCCGGAAGAACTCCCTATTGAGGAAGAAGATATACCTAATATGACCATCACAGCCGCATGGCTATGGACGCTTGTTGGGCTTATCGTATTAATGATTTCATCACGCATCATGGTTTGGGGTGCGGCTGAAATAGCGCGCCATTTTGGCGTAGATGAGCTGCTGATTGGGCTAACCATCTTCGCTGTCGGCACATCTCTACCCGAGCTTGCTTCAGCGATAGCAGCGATGCGCAAAAACCAACCAGATATCGTTATGGGAAACGTCATTGGCTCAAACTTGTTCAACACTCTCGCTGTAGTTGGTATCGCCGGTACCATCAAACCGATGAGTGTATCTCCGGAAGTTTTATCGCGCGATATCCCGGTCATGGCTGGGATGACTATCGCACTCATGCTTATGGGTATCAAGCTCTACCAACGCGGCGGACGCATTAACCGCTACGAAGGTGCCCTATTGCTTTTTGCCTTCATCGCCTACAATGGCTACCTGATTTATACCATCCTGCCCACCTCGACCTGA
- a CDS encoding efflux RND transporter permease subunit, whose translation MNFSAFSIRNPVFAIMAFVLLTFGGIISFERMKVQQFPDMDFPVVVTTIVMPGASPEQLENDVAKKIEDKISGIEGGKKILTTIQSGVTTVVQEFRLGKDIQEALDDVRSAVGEIRGNLPAAAEEPVISKIGTTGLPIVTYTISNDAMDQEALSWFVDDYISKLLSGLEGVGSVGRVGGVDREVHVDVDPLALKAYGGTVAGVSDQLRAIQQDAPGGEASVGDNKQSIRALGAIKQASQLPDMQIPLGNGNILRLGQMANIKDTYAEPTSIALLNGKPVVAFEITRSRGASEVEVAGRVQQALDQLVADRPAFKIEKVYDLAKPVGDDYHASLQMLIEGAILAVIVVFAFLRNLRATIIAAVALPLSVIPTFAGMYLLDFSLNIISLLALSLVIGILVDDAIVEIENIIRHLRMGKTPYQAAMEAADEIGLAVVATTFTLIAVFLPTAFMTGVVGQFFKQFGWTASIAIFVSLLVARLLTPMMCAYLIKPEKKHPQKRSRMMDGYLRIVHYALSWRWLTLIIVVAMFTGSLFLTRYLPAGFLPPDDFSQTRVKIELAPGATIEETSEVARWTRETIEDLPSIENIYTSIGHLQGGIDPAQGGHGSVRQAALNIELIPRGERPVKTEIEQQIRERLADIPGARFKVGLSNGGEGGYKVSIYGDNYAQLRESAHKIMREIRDIPGVATVTSNEGIASQELQVIPNELAMAENGVSTEAIAHAIRVATAGEYSQRLPKLNLNTRQIPILVRLPKEARGDLAILENLNVQSSTGQPVRLGDVASLQFGSAPSGISRLDRSREITITADTADGQIGELVKQVKALPAMQSLPPGVHAADQGQADDMKELFEGFATAMGIGVISIYGVLVLLFRRWLQPFTILMALPLSLGGAFVGLMLAHAGLSMPSLIGLIMLMGIATKNSILLVDYAIIAEKSGKSRYDALIDACRKRARPIIMTTIAMGAGMVPLILGWGGADPTFRQPMAIAVFGGLITSTLLSLIVIPTFYTFMDDIARLFKRLFGSREAKPSEHTA comes from the coding sequence ATGAATTTTTCCGCGTTCTCCATCCGAAATCCGGTTTTTGCCATCATGGCATTTGTGCTGCTGACCTTTGGCGGCATCATCAGCTTTGAGCGCATGAAGGTACAGCAGTTCCCGGATATGGATTTTCCTGTTGTCGTTACCACGATCGTTATGCCCGGGGCATCGCCTGAACAGCTAGAAAATGATGTAGCCAAAAAAATCGAGGATAAAATCAGCGGTATTGAAGGTGGGAAGAAAATTCTTACCACTATTCAAAGCGGTGTTACCACTGTAGTACAGGAATTCCGTCTTGGTAAAGACATTCAGGAAGCGCTAGATGACGTACGTTCAGCTGTTGGCGAGATTCGTGGCAACTTGCCAGCTGCTGCTGAAGAACCTGTTATCTCGAAAATTGGCACTACCGGATTGCCAATCGTTACTTATACGATCAGTAATGATGCTATGGATCAAGAAGCACTTTCCTGGTTTGTTGATGACTATATCTCGAAACTGTTATCCGGGCTGGAAGGTGTCGGCAGTGTTGGGCGCGTTGGTGGGGTGGATCGCGAAGTCCACGTAGATGTCGATCCACTCGCGTTAAAAGCTTATGGTGGCACGGTTGCTGGTGTATCTGATCAACTGCGTGCCATCCAGCAGGACGCACCCGGCGGCGAAGCCAGCGTGGGTGACAACAAGCAATCTATCCGCGCACTTGGCGCGATCAAGCAAGCGAGCCAATTGCCAGATATGCAAATTCCGCTTGGCAACGGCAACATACTGCGTTTGGGGCAGATGGCAAACATCAAAGATACTTATGCCGAGCCAACATCCATTGCGCTGCTAAATGGGAAGCCAGTGGTTGCTTTTGAAATCACCCGTAGCCGTGGTGCAAGTGAGGTCGAAGTCGCTGGGCGGGTACAACAAGCACTTGATCAGCTGGTTGCAGATCGACCTGCATTCAAAATTGAAAAGGTTTACGACCTTGCCAAACCAGTAGGCGATGACTACCATGCCTCGCTACAAATGCTGATTGAAGGTGCGATACTCGCGGTCATCGTGGTATTTGCCTTCCTGCGCAATCTACGCGCGACAATCATCGCCGCTGTAGCATTGCCGCTGTCGGTCATCCCGACTTTTGCCGGTATGTATTTGCTCGATTTCAGCCTGAATATTATTTCCCTGCTCGCGCTGTCGTTGGTAATCGGTATTCTCGTCGATGATGCGATTGTTGAAATAGAGAACATTATTCGCCATTTACGCATGGGTAAAACGCCGTACCAAGCGGCAATGGAAGCAGCCGATGAAATAGGGCTCGCAGTTGTGGCGACGACCTTTACCTTGATCGCCGTATTTTTGCCAACCGCATTTATGACCGGCGTTGTCGGGCAGTTTTTCAAGCAATTCGGGTGGACGGCTTCCATTGCCATTTTTGTATCGCTGTTGGTTGCGCGCCTGCTCACACCGATGATGTGCGCCTACCTGATCAAGCCGGAAAAAAAGCACCCACAAAAGCGTAGCCGCATGATGGACGGCTATCTACGGATCGTACATTACGCGCTCAGCTGGCGATGGCTGACGCTCATTATCGTGGTGGCGATGTTTACAGGTTCATTGTTCCTCACCCGCTACTTGCCAGCCGGATTTTTGCCACCTGATGATTTTTCACAGACACGGGTAAAAATCGAACTTGCACCGGGTGCAACAATTGAAGAAACCAGTGAAGTCGCGCGTTGGACGCGTGAAACCATAGAAGACTTACCTTCAATTGAAAATATTTATACCTCGATAGGGCACCTTCAAGGTGGAATTGATCCCGCACAAGGTGGGCATGGTAGTGTGCGTCAGGCAGCGCTTAACATTGAGTTAATTCCACGTGGTGAACGCCCGGTGAAAACCGAGATTGAGCAGCAGATCCGTGAACGGTTGGCAGATATACCTGGTGCACGCTTCAAAGTTGGCTTGAGCAACGGCGGTGAAGGCGGCTATAAAGTTTCGATTTACGGCGATAACTATGCGCAGCTGCGTGAGAGTGCGCATAAAATAATGCGCGAAATCCGTGATATACCCGGCGTTGCGACTGTTACCAGCAATGAAGGCATTGCCAGCCAAGAGCTGCAAGTCATCCCCAATGAGCTGGCAATGGCTGAAAATGGCGTCAGTACCGAAGCGATTGCACACGCTATTCGCGTTGCAACTGCGGGTGAGTATTCACAGCGTTTACCCAAGCTGAACCTTAACACCCGTCAAATTCCTATCCTTGTGCGCTTGCCCAAAGAAGCACGAGGTGATCTGGCAATATTGGAAAACCTCAACGTACAAAGCAGCACTGGTCAGCCAGTTCGCCTTGGCGATGTAGCCAGCTTGCAATTCGGATCTGCGCCCTCTGGCATTAGCCGCCTTGACCGCTCGCGCGAAATTACCATCACCGCCGATACTGCAGACGGGCAAATTGGCGAACTGGTCAAGCAAGTCAAGGCATTGCCTGCCATGCAAAGCTTACCGCCAGGTGTGCATGCAGCAGACCAAGGGCAAGCGGATGATATGAAAGAACTCTTTGAAGGCTTTGCAACCGCAATGGGCATCGGTGTTATATCTATTTACGGCGTTTTGGTATTGCTGTTCCGGCGCTGGTTACAGCCATTTACCATCCTCATGGCGCTGCCACTGTCACTTGGCGGAGCATTTGTCGGGTTGATGCTCGCACATGCCGGGCTATCCATGCCGTCGCTGATCGGCCTGATCATGCTGATGGGGATTGCGACCAAAAACTCAATCTTGTTGGTTGATTATGCGATCATTGCCGAAAAGAGCGGCAAATCACGCTACGATGCATTGATTGACGCCTGTCGTAAGCGCGCACGCCCAATCATCATGACCACCATCGCCATGGGTGCCGGGATGGTGCCGCTGATTCTGGGCTGGGGCGGGGCTGACCCGACTTTCCGCCAGCCAATGGCAATCGCTGTATTCGGTGGGCTGATCACATCGACCTTGCTCAGCTTGATCGTTATACCGACGTTCTATACCTTTATGGACGACATTGCACGGCTGTTCAAGCGCCTGTTTGGTAGCCGTGAAGCTAAACCTAGCGAACACACCGCATAA
- a CDS encoding phosphoribosylformylglycinamidine synthase — protein MPHRLFIAKRAEFTHLTALASRLSQQLSLPELNAVRSVVIYDVHNCPESLLDTAISKVFADPVSDEVINELPAGDFCFVVEPLPGQFDQRADSAEQCLRLIDEEFNDTVVTAATAYIFEGTFSAEEQQRLKDHFINPIESREKDLSDMRLPEAGNPDPVPRYEGFNDLDKSALNEWHEAHGLAMTQADLALVQKYFREQGRVPSETEIRVLDTYWSDHCRHTTFTTAIEEVNPPQSNFGQFLAQELNHYQNMRQSVYGEKAATRSDTLMDLATIDAKYLRQVGKIDDVEFSAEVNACSVFINVDEDGESKKWLLQFKNETHNHPTEIEPFGGAATCIGGAIRDPLSGRAFVYQAMRLSGSADPREAVTDTLEGKLPQITIAEGAAAGSSSYGNQIGLATGQIVEVYHPGYKAKHMEVGAVVAAVPAEHVRREEPTAGDVVLLLGGATGRDGCGGATGSSRAQHGESLTESAAEVQKGNPPEERKLQRLFRHPDFAKRIKRCNDFGAGGVAVAIGELADGLHINLDNVPVKYQGLSGTELAISESQERMAVVVDADDVAVMQRLAAEENLTASHVATVTDDNTLTIVFQGETIVSLDREFLDTAGAPSTQSGVNLHNPDFSASPLNTPQPTDDWRTALNEQLASLKYADQRGLGDRFDHSVGAAGVLLPYGGKTQRAPAEASVYALPTEGHTNTASILAYGFDPDLSAWSPYHGGVYAVVEATARLVACGGNAQRAHYSLQEYFRRLGECPDNWGLPYSALLGAHHALNALERAAIGGKDSMSGSFNELHVPPTLIAFAVGTVDTHHVVSPEFKDAGHQLYWLRCPQNEQQLPDFATFCKNNAFLHQAIAEGNVQSIRSIRHGGIIQAIYESSLGNNIGVEIEQLNDLFTAEYGGYLISAKGGLGIAENLHNIGYTIAEQELRINGYTAEIDALHQISADVLAEVYPLYEDTPDEMIDLATNAQRITFNPAKTAQPRICIPVFPGTNSELDTARAFRRAGGVIQETVIRNRNHSDISASIKQLVDNINNSQILALSGGFSAGDEPDGSGKFIVAVLSNPSVAEAVESLLERDGLILGICNGFQALVKSGLLPYGKIASPQAGDPTLTHNRIGRHIARVATTAVANNHSPWLQDFTIGEQHDVAFSHGEGRFTASDELLQQLIDNGQIATQYVDYNGQASMSPLYNPNGSSLAIEGITSTCGKIFGKMGHSERHQQHGQQNYPNFRGQDIFLAGVRAFT, from the coding sequence ATGCCGCATCGTCTGTTTATTGCCAAACGCGCTGAATTTACCCACCTCACTGCTCTTGCATCCCGTTTAAGCCAGCAGCTCAGCCTTCCCGAGCTTAATGCTGTGCGTAGCGTGGTTATTTATGACGTCCACAACTGTCCTGAATCATTACTCGACACTGCCATCAGCAAAGTTTTTGCCGACCCTGTCAGTGATGAGGTTATTAATGAATTACCAGCTGGTGATTTTTGCTTCGTTGTCGAGCCCCTTCCAGGTCAATTTGATCAGCGTGCTGACTCAGCCGAGCAATGCCTGCGTCTGATTGATGAAGAATTTAACGATACAGTCGTTACAGCAGCGACTGCTTATATTTTTGAAGGAACATTCAGTGCCGAAGAGCAACAACGCCTTAAAGACCACTTCATTAATCCGATAGAAAGCCGCGAAAAAGACCTCAGCGACATGCGCCTACCTGAAGCAGGTAATCCGGATCCTGTGCCACGCTACGAAGGCTTTAACGACCTCGACAAGTCAGCATTAAATGAATGGCACGAAGCCCACGGCCTTGCCATGACACAAGCCGACCTTGCTTTGGTACAAAAGTATTTCCGTGAGCAAGGCCGCGTTCCGAGTGAAACAGAAATCCGTGTGCTCGATACCTACTGGTCAGATCACTGCCGCCACACCACCTTTACCACCGCTATTGAGGAGGTAAATCCACCACAAAGCAACTTTGGCCAGTTTTTAGCACAAGAGCTCAATCACTATCAGAATATGCGCCAAAGCGTTTACGGTGAAAAAGCTGCTACACGCAGCGATACACTGATGGATCTGGCTACTATTGATGCCAAATATCTGCGCCAAGTTGGGAAAATCGATGATGTTGAGTTTTCTGCTGAAGTGAATGCTTGCTCTGTTTTCATCAATGTCGATGAGGATGGAGAAAGCAAAAAATGGCTGTTGCAATTCAAAAATGAAACCCATAACCACCCAACTGAAATTGAGCCTTTTGGCGGCGCGGCAACCTGTATCGGTGGTGCGATTCGCGACCCCTTATCCGGCCGTGCTTTCGTCTATCAAGCTATGCGTCTTTCAGGCTCAGCAGACCCTCGTGAAGCAGTAACTGATACCCTTGAAGGAAAATTGCCGCAAATCACTATTGCTGAAGGTGCAGCTGCCGGCTCATCGTCTTACGGTAATCAAATTGGCTTGGCGACCGGGCAAATCGTCGAAGTTTATCACCCGGGTTACAAAGCGAAGCATATGGAAGTCGGGGCTGTGGTTGCTGCGGTACCAGCCGAGCACGTCCGCCGTGAAGAACCAACAGCTGGTGATGTCGTATTATTACTCGGTGGAGCAACAGGTCGTGATGGTTGCGGCGGTGCTACCGGTTCATCACGCGCGCAGCACGGCGAATCATTGACTGAAAGTGCTGCTGAAGTGCAAAAAGGTAACCCACCAGAGGAGCGTAAATTACAGCGCTTATTCCGCCACCCTGATTTTGCCAAACGGATCAAACGTTGTAACGATTTTGGTGCAGGTGGTGTTGCTGTTGCCATTGGTGAACTCGCCGATGGTTTACATATTAACTTGGACAATGTACCAGTTAAATACCAAGGCTTGTCAGGAACTGAGCTAGCCATTTCTGAGTCCCAAGAGCGCATGGCAGTAGTCGTTGATGCTGATGACGTTGCAGTCATGCAGCGTCTTGCAGCCGAGGAAAACCTCACAGCCAGCCACGTCGCGACTGTGACTGATGACAACACCCTGACGATCGTTTTCCAAGGTGAAACAATTGTCTCGCTTGACCGCGAGTTTCTCGATACAGCCGGCGCACCGAGCACACAGTCTGGTGTCAATTTACACAATCCAGATTTCTCAGCCAGCCCTCTCAACACCCCACAACCAACGGATGATTGGCGTACTGCACTTAATGAGCAGCTGGCTTCGCTCAAGTATGCTGATCAGCGAGGCCTTGGCGACCGCTTTGACCACAGCGTTGGTGCAGCTGGTGTGTTATTACCATATGGTGGAAAAACTCAGCGCGCCCCTGCAGAAGCATCCGTCTATGCTCTGCCCACCGAAGGACATACAAATACAGCTTCAATTCTCGCCTACGGATTTGATCCCGACCTGAGCGCATGGAGCCCATATCATGGTGGCGTCTATGCAGTCGTTGAGGCAACGGCACGTTTGGTCGCGTGTGGTGGTAATGCTCAACGAGCACATTACTCCCTGCAAGAATATTTCCGTCGCCTTGGTGAGTGCCCTGATAACTGGGGCTTACCATACAGTGCCTTACTTGGCGCACATCATGCGCTCAATGCCTTGGAACGCGCTGCTATTGGCGGCAAGGACTCAATGAGTGGTAGCTTTAACGAGCTGCATGTTCCACCAACATTGATCGCTTTCGCCGTCGGTACTGTCGATACGCACCACGTAGTCAGTCCTGAATTCAAGGATGCAGGACATCAGCTTTACTGGCTGCGTTGCCCACAAAATGAACAGCAACTCCCGGACTTCGCAACTTTCTGCAAAAATAACGCTTTCTTGCATCAAGCGATTGCTGAGGGCAATGTGCAAAGTATCCGCAGTATTCGCCATGGTGGCATTATTCAGGCAATTTACGAAAGCAGCTTAGGCAATAACATTGGCGTTGAAATAGAGCAATTAAATGATCTATTTACAGCAGAATACGGTGGTTACTTAATCAGTGCCAAAGGTGGCTTGGGTATTGCCGAGAACTTGCACAACATTGGCTATACCATTGCCGAACAAGAGCTGCGCATTAATGGCTACACTGCCGAGATTGATGCATTGCACCAGATTTCCGCCGATGTTCTTGCTGAGGTTTACCCACTTTATGAAGATACGCCAGATGAAATGATTGATTTGGCGACCAATGCGCAACGTATTACCTTCAATCCAGCAAAAACTGCACAGCCACGCATCTGCATTCCCGTATTCCCGGGAACGAATAGTGAGCTCGATACCGCACGAGCATTTCGCCGTGCCGGTGGCGTTATTCAGGAAACGGTAATCCGAAACCGCAACCACAGCGACATCAGCGCCTCTATAAAACAGCTGGTCGATAACATCAACAACAGCCAAATTCTCGCTTTAAGCGGTGGCTTTAGTGCAGGTGATGAGCCGGATGGTTCAGGCAAATTTATCGTTGCAGTATTATCCAACCCATCTGTTGCTGAGGCTGTAGAATCCTTGCTGGAGCGCGATGGGCTTATCCTTGGCATTTGCAACGGCTTCCAAGCACTGGTTAAGTCCGGATTACTGCCTTATGGAAAAATTGCCAGCCCACAAGCTGGTGACCCTACTTTGACCCACAACCGCATCGGCCGACATATAGCGCGTGTTGCAACCACAGCCGTTGCCAATAATCACAGCCCTTGGCTTCAAGACTTTACCATTGGTGAACAGCACGACGTTGCCTTCTCACACGGTGAGGGGCGCTTTACTGCGAGTGATGAGTTATTGCAACAGCTTATTGATAATGGGCAAATCGCTACTCAGTATGTCGATTATAACGGCCAAGCCAGTATGTCGCCGTTATACAATCCCAATGGCTCATCGCTAGCCATCGAGGGAATTACTAGTACTTGTGGGAAGATATTCGGTAAGATGGGGCACAGTGAACGCCACCAGCAGCACGGACAACAAAACTACCCCAATTTCCGGGGGCAGGATATTTTCCTTGCGGGTGTACGCGCATTCACCTAA
- a CDS encoding protein disulfide oxidoreductase — protein MKDQSERKRIHMWRYIRSWSIYAVVVIAVIVVLDIYRTPDGRGLSEATLTTIDGKQIDFSPQTPPTILYFWGNWCIYCRYTSPTIDALHNEGYPVVTIAMQSGSESDVQAYLSEHGWDFPVVNDPDGQISAAFAVVATPTIAIVHNKRISIATSGWTSKYGLKLRLWLASLRG, from the coding sequence ATGAAAGATCAATCTGAGCGAAAGCGAATACATATGTGGCGCTATATACGCAGCTGGAGTATTTATGCTGTAGTGGTCATCGCAGTGATCGTGGTACTGGATATATACCGTACGCCGGATGGGCGTGGATTGAGCGAGGCGACGCTTACCACAATAGACGGCAAACAAATTGATTTTTCACCACAAACGCCGCCTACCATTCTTTATTTTTGGGGCAACTGGTGCATTTATTGCCGCTATACTTCGCCGACAATAGACGCATTACACAATGAAGGCTACCCTGTGGTGACAATTGCCATGCAATCAGGCAGTGAAAGCGACGTACAGGCGTATCTTAGTGAGCACGGCTGGGATTTCCCGGTGGTTAATGATCCTGATGGGCAAATCAGCGCGGCATTCGCAGTAGTCGCTACACCGACGATAGCTATTGTTCACAATAAACGCATCAGTATTGCAACCAGCGGCTGGACAAGCAAATACGGTCTAAAATTACGCCTGTGGTTAGCTTCCTTGCGTGGATGA
- a CDS encoding SoxR reducing system RseC family protein — protein sequence MAQKINVLIVSADALTVSVIPVDEQKNCARCEAGQGCGSMPWFRGLFRNRHALKLPQTTPPMAEGDSATLSIATDTLNKLSFFTYAIPLLSFITTLWLSQAISEGLQLMGALLAMVITFFISHRYSSSILHKKLYLSVDQASSPKIYPFGYSKRNNL from the coding sequence ATGGCGCAAAAAATTAATGTTCTTATCGTTAGTGCGGACGCATTAACAGTCAGTGTAATACCAGTTGATGAGCAAAAAAATTGCGCTCGCTGCGAAGCTGGCCAAGGTTGTGGCAGTATGCCGTGGTTTCGAGGCTTATTTCGCAACCGCCATGCTCTCAAACTCCCTCAAACCACGCCCCCCATGGCTGAAGGCGATAGCGCCACACTGAGCATTGCCACCGATACTCTCAATAAACTCAGTTTCTTTACTTATGCTATACCCTTACTGAGTTTCATCACTACTCTATGGCTCAGCCAAGCAATTTCGGAAGGATTGCAGCTTATGGGTGCACTCTTGGCTATGGTTATCACTTTCTTTATCAGCCACCGTTATAGCAGCAGTATCTTGCACAAAAAACTCTACCTGTCTGTTGACCAAGCCTCATCACCTAAAATTTACCCCTTTGGCTATTCAAAAAGGAATAATCTTTAG